DNA from Dama dama isolate Ldn47 chromosome 5, ASM3311817v1, whole genome shotgun sequence:
CTGGAtggaagtaggaaaaaaaattcagcctAGACACCCAGTCCTCCTCTTACCGTAAGCACTTGGGGTCCAAACATCTGTTTGGCTCTGTCAGCTGCCATGAGGGTGCCTGGGCGATTGTGTCCTCCAGGGCTCCCTAGAGAGGGAGAGGGGTGCTTCATGATGTTGCAACCCCCAGGAGGGCCCATTCTGACCAGTAGTTTCTTAACCCTCACCCTGCATGCTGAGGAGGTGAGTTCCAGTGTGAACGGTCAGGCCTTGCTGGTATGCTGCTGATGTCAGAGTggtcaggtcactggagcaaaaggaaggCGGGTCAAAGACAAGTCTGTtgtgtccccacccccacacactccCCTTCCCATTTGCCATTAAACACTGGTCTTTTGTTACCTGATCCCTGTTACACTTTGGCCTCGattttatttttagctctttAATCTCACCTCTGCTCTTTTCGCCTCCGTTTTTCTTCCTCATGTAAAACTTTCTTGAGCTGCAGGAAAAGCTGATGCTTCTCTTCCTGCAGAGCTAAAAGTTTCTCCTGCAACTTCAGgatctggggaggggagagaagatgAAAGCAGGAGAGCCAAGAGAAGAAAGAACTGGGAGAGATGGAGGGACTGCTTACTTGTTCCTTGGTCTCCTCTAGTGACATTCTTTCTTccatctcttttttcttccttctctcctgctcTTCCTTCATCTTCTGTTCCATCATCTTGtccacttcttcctcctctggAATAAGATGCAGAATGGACAAGCGGCAGGGTGTTAAAATATCAGAACATTAATAACTGAAGACCAGCAAAAACTGGTTATCCCAGTGCTCTGGAACAGGCTTCATCACTGTGAGGGGGCTGGAACGGGGAGGTTTATTAGGTGCTCTCCAAGGTCCTTCCCAGCTCCAGACGTGGCCTTTTAactcccaccaccatcaccacggGGCTGGCTGTCCCTCTGGCTTCGGCCGCCGTTCACTGGTCTGCCCGTGGGTGGGGGTCACCGTGGAGCGCGGTACGCCCCGAACCGTGCGTCCTCCTGTTTTGGGCCCGGCTCACCCTGCCGCTTGCGCTCTCGCTCCATCATGATGTGTCGGTGCAACGCCCTGGCCATGGCGTTGGACAGCTTCGGACGCTCCAGAAGCGCAGGCATGGTGCTGCTGGGGACGGTCGGGCCTTGGGCGCCCGGCTCTGTCGCTGGCTGCCAGACCTCTGGCTGGGCCTACGGGGAGGCGGCAGCTCAGTGGGAGCGCGCCGGGTTCAGGCGGAAGCCACCGCCCGCCGCCCCGGTCACGTGCCCGCCGCCCGGCCGGGCTCGCAGCGTGGCTCTTCCGCGTGCGCGAGCCTTGGTCTTGGCCTCCGCGCTCccgcccctgccagccacccGGGCGCCCGCCCCACCCTACCCGCCTTCTCGTCGCTTTCTCCGCGGCCTCACGAGCGGCAGGGCCGCGGCGTCACATCCGGCCGCTGGGCCGAATCCTTCCGGAGTCGGGCCGCTGTGGGCTCGCTGGTTGGGCGGGGCGGCGCAGACGGAAGTGCGGGCGACGGGTGCCCGTGGCGTCCAAACTCCTCCTCTGTGCCCCGCGAGACTCCCCGACCCGGCCTGCCCAGCGGGCGGAGCCCCCAAAGTTGGCGGGTACGGAGCGCCTCCCGTGGGCGAGAGGCACGCGAAAGAGGGGCCGAGGCGACTGCTCTTAGATTGCGTTTATTGGCTCCTTAGAAATCAGAGTCAGTAACAACTGTACAGAGGCCCGAGCCCCGGCCCCCGCCTTCCCCACTCCTGCCCGGGCCGGAAAAGCAGCTTCGCTGGGGCACGGGGAGACGCCTCTGGGATTCACAGTAACCAGGGAACAGAAACGGAAATAAATTAAGTGTATGGGGGAGGAGTCGCGGGGAGTCAGGCTCCCCAGATCAGTGCATGGACAGGGTTTCCCGGGGTCTGCGGCCGGGCCCGCCGCTGCACCCTCACCTCGGAGGGAGGGACGTCCCCTTCCGCCGGGGCACAGAGCCAAGCTCCGCTTCCCAGCTAGTCTGAGAGCCTGCCCACACGCTTCTGTGCATCTGCCAGGCTGAGCACCGTGCATGTCGCGGGGCGCTGGAATGACCTGGAGGCAGTCATCATTCCGAGTCCACGGGCCGAGGCCCAACTGTGCTTGTAGTGGTGCGGCCTCGCCCCTCACTCCACCCGTACCAGCAGGGCATAGAGGAgcgtggcccccttctccttggTCACCCACTCAAGTTCGGCTGGGCTGAAGTGAGGGTCGGGAGGCTCTCTGAGGGCCGCGGAAGGGGGTCCCGGGGTGTAGGAGCCAGGGCGCACACACACTTGGAACGCCACCTGGGCCTGGTGCGTCCGCTGGGATTTGGGGTCCCGGAATCTGTCAGGTAACAAGCAGAAATAGGGCAGTGAGGCCTCTGGCCCCCAGTACCTCTGCCCCTTGGCAACTGCAACCACCTCAATTAGCAACAGGCCCTGCTATTCCTGGTAGTCACTCCTTCCTTATAGGGGCTTGGCTGCAGCCTCATCTCTACCTGAAATGGTCTTCCTCCCAATGCGTGCTCGACTGACTCCGTCCTGCCCGTGTCTGCTCAGATTCACCTTCTTAGTGATACCTACTTGTATGCTCCAACCACACTCCTGATCCACTTCACTCTGCTCTACTTTTCGCTTCCATAGTACTTACTTGTCacctttaaaaatactaaataacTGGGTTCCCTTCTTTGTTCTTTGTGATAGAACAAAATAAATGGTACTTGTACAAAGACTGAATGAAGGGCTGGCTGGAGACTGAGGAACTAGGCAGACAAGGTGGACAGGAGGGAATCATGGAGACCCATGTGGCCCTGGGCCCCCTCCCATGTACTCACTGCACTTTGGATGCCAGGGTCTCAGCCCCAGCATATTGGAGGGAGGGGGAAAGCAGCACTGGAGGGGGCTGCTCCTCCCGGGGGGGTGCACAGTTCTCTCCAGGCTCCTCAAACCCTGTCCCAGGCTCTCCCTTCAAGGGCCGGCAGCTCAGGATGGAAGCAGTGCCTGCAAGGGAGGAGAGCTGGGTCAGGGTGGCCCTCCTACCACCCACAGGCCCACCTGCTCTGGTTCTGCTGGCGCTGTGTACCTGCCCCCAGCTCCCCTCGGTCCAGCACCCTCCGGACAGCCGCTACATTGCTCCCATGGTAGGCCATGTGCCACTTCTTGGTTAGCGTCCCAGCCTCCAGGCGGGGGTTCACCCTAGCAGGTAGACAGATAGGACAAAGGTCATTGGCTCCCCAAGGTCATTCCCCAGACAGGAAGTTTTGTCTTCTACACACCCTCTCAGGACCTTTTCTCAAGGTGGGCAAAGAATAGTGCAGGAGGCACACGATCCTTCCCCCTATGTACCTGAGGTTGAACCTGCACCAGCCAAAGGGCAGAGCGTATTCACGGGGGGGCTCCCCACGGCGCCTGTGGGCCTCGTCCCCTCGAAGTTTTCGGCAAGACTCACAGTAGCATAGGCTACGCTTTGGCGGAGGCATGAAATAGTCCTCTGTGGAGAGTGAGCAGCAGACTTTGTGGCATGGCCCCCACCCTGGGTCTCAGCCACGCAGTCCTGGGGCTCTGGCCAtggccctgggctgggctgggaatAAGGCAGGTTCTGGGGGCCTGGGGACTCACCAGGAAGCAGCAGCAGTTCCTGGAAACGGGAGCAAAGGGCGTGGTACTCGCAGCTTTTGAGGGGGCTAGTGGTGGGTGGTGGGCCCCAGCACACACTCTCCTTGATACCTGAGGAAGCAGAGTGGGCCCATGTCACAGGGGCTGGAGCCAGAAGTACAAAGTCAGGGTGAGGTGGGATCCTGGCCCCTTGGGCTGGCTCACCATCCACCATGTCAGCTTTCTCCATGTCCCCTTGGGTTCCAGCACTTTTCCCACTGGCAGCCCCTGGTTCAGGGCTCACGATTGTCACCTGCAGAGGAGAGGGGTGGTCAGTCAGGGTGTGACCAGCCCCCAGGGCCTGCTGATCCCTTCCATGAACTACCGGCTTCCCCTTTCCTAGGACCACCCAGCCTCCTAGGTGCCCCTCTTCCCACAGCCACTCACCTGCTCACACTGCCCATAGAGGTCCACAAGCGCGTGGCAGGGCTGGGGGACATCTGGCACAGCCACCCCCTGATCCATTCCATTGATATGGAGGTGCAGCCCCCCAGAGCTGTCCAGCCGCAGTCCCAGGATGGTGCCTTCTGGACATGTGTCCAGATTTGGCCCAAATTTCTCACAGATCTAGGAGGAAAGACCTATTGTCTTCAGGGAGATCAGACTCCCCACTGGCAGCAGCCACCGCCGCCCTTCACTAAGCTTTGACAGCCAGTCCCTGGGTTTTGCCTCTACCCTTGCCCACTGCTTCAGTTATCTAAAGTCCACCTTCCCTTTCTCCCCTTGTGACATTCTCAATGGCAGGGATGTCGGAGGAGGCAGTGAGCCTGAGATTGTCCAGGTAATGGCACTCACACCTCTGCCCACCTGCTACAGGGCCACTATACACCTGTGCTCCTACCTCCAGGGCTCAGGGCCCCTCTTGTCCCTTGGTCAATGTGCCATTCCCTCTCAGAGGCAGGgccctcccctgctccccacccacctTAAGGCCATTGTGGAAGACCCCTCGGCCCCGCAGCAGCCAGGCTGCCCGTTTGAGGGCACAGGCGGAAGCAGGGAAGTTGAGCCTCTCCGGTGGGCAGGTGATGACTCCCAGGACAAGGGAAGATGTCCACTGCCGGTTCAGGAAGTCTATCCGCACCTGGGGAGAAGGCAATTGCTCCACAATCACAGCCTCCTGGAAAGAGGTCCCCCACCCAGCAGGACCGGGCTCCTCACCCCCAACCAGGGAGAGAAGACGGCACCCCAGAGTGCAGCCTGGGATGCAGCCCGTTCTGATACCTGGAGGGACCCGGAATGGCCAAGTTGTTTGTGTCCTTCCCTCTTTCAGCCTTGGTCTTGCTATTGCCTTTAAAAGGATTCTTGTCCCCGGGGGTTTCCTTCACCTGCCTAACTGACATCTTCACAGCATAACGCCCCCTCCCCTGGAAAGCATGCCCCGTTCCCACATACAGGATCAGgagccttcctggcctccccaaGCCCCTCTGCACTGCTTCCCTCATCACAGCCCTCAGGTGGGTACTGAGGTACTCATGTGGATACTGATCTACAACTCCCACCACAGGGTATGAGCAAACACCCAGAAAGCTAAGGGGCATGCATGCCTTCCACTTCATCCTCCACTTGGGAAAAAAAAGCCTTTCTGCAGGAAAGTTGGCCCTGGGTCACCTGGAGCAAGAGGAGCTGCAGATAAGGAGGTGTGGCCCACCTGGACCAGCAGCTGGGGCACCAGGGGCTGGTTGACGACAACGATACCCTGGTTGTAGCTGGCCACTCGCGTAGCCGTACGGTTCCCATTGGACAAGAGAATATTCTTCCCATGGTTCTCCAGGAACTCGAGGGCTGTGGGCATAATGGCCACTTGGTTCTGGCCCTGGTAAGGAGGAGAGACTGAGCTACTCGGGGTGCCGACTCAAAACCAACTCACCCCACCAGGATGGACATAGAGCCTGCCAATAAGCCTCTGCCCATCCAGGACTAGATCAGGGAATCCGAAAATGACCTGGTGGCTGATGGCCCACCAACAGTCCATCCCTGAGCCCGGTGGTTCCTGCTGCCACCTCTTACTTCCAGGCCATGCTCCTCGCCTTCGTCGTCCTCCTCGCCCTCGCTGCCGGTGTCCGAGCTGGGGGAAGGAGGCTGAGTGCCTTCTGGCTCATCCAGACGGGTGGAGCTGACAATAGAGACACTCCGCACTGGCCCATATAGATCCAACACAGCCCACACACTCTGGGGGCACACAGACCGAGGTTAGGAATTAGCGGAGAACCTCGATCCTCCTCCAGACCCACGGAAGGTCTGGGGTCTACCTTGGCGATGCCGGTGGCTGCAGGACCCATGTCCTCTCCGTCTACCAGGACGTGCATTGTGTCATCTGCCCCTCGGCGAATGCCCACACGGCTTCCCACCTAGGGCCAAGGCGTGGCAAGGACGAGGGCTCAGCccacctctccccactgccccctcccGGGCCCACCCCCGGCCCCGGGGTCAGCTGCCTTACCCCCAGCCTCTCCAGGTTCCGGCCATAGTTCATCCTCTGGAGTTGCCCGTCACGCCTCACTTCACAGCTGGACACCATCCAGGTGGTCTTCATCCGGAGCTctggcagggagggaggcagtCCCGGGCCCCCGCCCGCACCGGGCCCCATGTCCCCAGGCGCTAGCGTGGTCAGCCCTAAGCGGAGGGAGCCGGCCCACTTCTCATCCAGCTCCTCCACCTTTACCTGGGAGGCAGAGGAGCCCTTAGCACACTGCAGGAGGATGGGAAGCAGGCTGGCCCTGCCATGGAGGCTTGGTGGCCCCCTGGGTCACATCGCCACAGCCCACCTCGAAGATTTCCTCAGTCCTGAGCTCCTTGGTGCTGAAGACGAGGCCATGGGCGTAGCCGGCTGCTCGCACCGCCCTCGTGCCGTCTTCTTCCAGAGCAATGTTCTTGCCGCAGGTGCTGTGGAATCGGTGGGCCACGCCAGCCACTGTGGGAAGACAGCACCAGAGGAGGGGGAGGATTGGGGCAGCAAGCTTCAGAGAGGATAGGGCGAGGCTTTCAGATGCAGCAGGAAGTTGACATGATGGTCCCACCTCCAGTCTTCCCTCAAGACCTCTGATACCTCTTTCACCACAGCAGGACTCAGTCCCAAACCTGCCATGCCCAGCGATGGTGTCCCAACCCTTTGGTGGCAGGGAAGCATCCAGGCCCTGTGTCCAGGTGGAACTTCCTCCCCTCTTCTTGGCAGCTCCCCACCAGAGGCTGAGCCCTCCCCGTGCCCCTGGGTCTACCACTGCTGCAGTCAG
Protein-coding regions in this window:
- the NEURL4 gene encoding neuralized-like protein 4 isoform X4, with product MELSEVVSNAILSAYNGGLLNVNLSSPPAGEAPGPSGAATSPIVTSNDALLFHEKCGTLIKLSNNNKTAERRRPLDEFNNGVVMTNRPLRDNEMFEIRIDKLVDKWSGSIEIGVTTHNPNNLEYPATMTNLQSGTIMMSGCGILTNGKGTRREYCEFSLDELQEGDHIGLTRKSNSALHFFINGIDQGVATPLTPPVVYGVVDLYGMAVKVTIVHNNNHSDRLRRNNAILRALSPEGALRRAAPTTQAEPERLLFHPNCGQKAAITHEGRTALRPHATDDFNHGVVLSSRALRDGEVFQVRIDKMVDKWAGSIEIGVTTHNPAYLQLPSTMTNLRSGTWMMTGNGVMHNGTTILDEYGHNLDRLKPRFFQGRGHGGRGAAGGWDSPLLRQWHDSGSRCLECAPRSLCRRGSLWPGGPGHHCGRQVPPVPEPLTEGNNQMSPSSPSSGAGGSDLRFHQLHGSNAVITNGGRTALRHNCRSEFNDAIVISNRALRDGELFEIVIQKMVDRWSGSIEAGVTAIRPEDLEFPNTMTDIDYDTWMLSGTAIMQDGNTMRNNYGCDLDALGTGARIGMMRTAKGDLHYFINGQDQGAACSGLPPGKEVYAVVDLYGQCVQVSITNATGPMDNSLATSNTATEKSFPLHSPVAGVAHRFHSTCGKNIALEEDGTRAVRAAGYAHGLVFSTKELRTEEIFEVKVEELDEKWAGSLRLGLTTLAPGDMGPGAGGGPGLPPSLPELRMKTTWMVSSCEVRRDGQLQRMNYGRNLERLGVGSRVGIRRGADDTMHVLVDGEDMGPAATGIAKSVWAVLDLYGPVRSVSIVSSTRLDEPEGTQPPSPSSDTGSEGEEDDEGEEHGLEGQNQVAIMPTALEFLENHGKNILLSNGNRTATRVASYNQGIVVVNQPLVPQLLVQVRIDFLNRQWTSSLVLGVITCPPERLNFPASACALKRAAWLLRGRGVFHNGLKICEKFGPNLDTCPEGTILGLRLDSSGGLHLHINGMDQGVAVPDVPQPCHALVDLYGQCEQVTIVSPEPGAASGKSAGTQGDMEKADMVDGIKESVCWGPPPTTSPLKSCEYHALCSRFQELLLLPEDYFMPPPKRSLCYCESCRKLRGDEAHRRRGEPPREYALPFGWCRFNLRVNPRLEAGTLTKKWHMAYHGSNVAAVRRVLDRGELGAGTASILSCRPLKGEPGTGFEEPGENCAPPREEQPPPVLLSPSLQYAGAETLASKVQFRDPKSQRTHQAQVAFQVCVRPGSYTPGPPSAALREPPDPHFSPAELEWVTKEKGATLLYALLVRVE